caataagtataatttaagtgTAATGTATCTTGCAGAAATGGTTAGTTTTTTACTTCAGATATCCATGATTGATTTTCTAaacttattaagttaaaatatttaaaatgattagttTCTAAGACTCCTTATAAATCtacattaatatcataaacttACCATTTAAGTTGATGAAAGtagttaaacttaatatttgaattgaaaTTGTTTCTCAATTTTAGTCCGAGCAACATTAAGTTGTTAAATTACAGATTggatatacattgtatacaatcaatattattttaattataagtgaaaaattaaaatattgaactagGGACAGTAAAATACAACACAATGAATGTAGCAGATATGAAAATGCCAAGAAgaatataattagaaattgaTATGTTAGGTATAGTTAAGGACTTATCAATTATGGATTTAATTAAGCCAATGaggaaatattatatcatcatatGAGATGGTCATTcagactaaaaatattaattatattttcatataaattattgaataatgaatattgaagGGAAAGAAGGagagaaaaactaaaaaagataTGGAGAAATGGAATAGAGAATTcccattattttgaatttcaatgaCCAAATTTTTCCATGAGTCTGCTGGTGCAGGTACGcttatcttaatattaaataaacacaatgtatataaaaataaaatgatatagtaCTACTatattacaacaaataatattttcaagatcTCGGACATATTAcgattgattataaatactagtatttataatcaatgctataattaaatatatacctacataaatttgaaattttattatgcccataaaaatattcacgcCTATGGTTACAAGCTTTCTATTCAAACATTCTCAATAGTGTTCACTAATTCACTATCTTCTTTTTAACAATACGACaccattaaaacataatatatgttcaaGGACTTTTTGTTCAGAATAACCACTAAAAGCATAGGCTGTGACAGTAGCATAGCCGCATAGGTGTATACCAGAATGACTAACTGGTCTTTTTTAGCTAGGTattgaaatgtaatttaattttttggcaaaataaatactttcatGTTTTCATTGATGGATTATGAAAGGTAAAGTACAAtaggaattaaaataaaaaatacttttaaattttaagtacttgTTAGGTGTAAGCTCCTGGTCTATTAAAGGTATACGACAGTCATTAACCATTATGATTGAATCTATAACAACtaatgcaatttattaatttatcaatctgTTGATAACAACAAGAACAGTGTGTAAGTAgttcatataaaacattttttttctgttttgtgctcttttataactataatgtaGAAATGGTTTGTCTCCAGAAGCTATGGCTTGAAAAAgagaaaataattcatatttatgtttttattataacttacatacttagtataattcaaatatataaatacaaacttaATGTTATCAAAAAGAAGATTATACAATGAAGATAGACTTGAGATAagcaaatgtaataaatttttattaaactttgagTCAATACCCGCTAACCGAAAAACAGAATGAAAAgataaatggtataaatatcaaaaaaatataataaaaataaagtgcattttaagataaataatttttaacaaaaaataaataaaactaaaatacaagtaatattaagtaaaataaccaattatacatttttaataaatactaaataaactaaaatatccaataaagtttttagaaacaaaattattatttaggattaaaattcatctttaaaaaaaaaaccttatgtctctaaaataatatgtcatattaaatgataatagttGTCAACTACATGCCTGAATTATGGATTTTGTAGAATTGTTAAGTCAATTTTCGGTAACCATATCCTTAACATTAGAAAGAAAGTATTCTGAAGTTGTTTTGCAGATTCATGGTATGGATCACCCTCCTAAAAAGATACattggaaatattattaaaatacacgaaTACTAAATTCTAAACCTTCTAAACGATGTCATAAAGAATgccaataaattcaataatgtaatataaatatattatgtagtaagtatgaataatgaaatgtacaatcttagttattaaatgacatatttaaacttaaaaaatatattttaatcattaggGTATAAACACTGAATtaaggtaatatatattacaaaaacatttaatttatattttattttacaaaataaagatttacaacacttaatttgtaaaatactaacatctttttaaatataatattttaatatttaaaatgattgtacTTGAACAATacttacagtataataaaacattccaTTTGTAAACACTTTGTTTATATCTTTAAGAAGTTTGATGAATGATATATACGAAGTAGTATATTCGAAACGCcgttttatatcatttaatgaTATAGGATCACTTACTATTTCATAATACCGTGGATACTAAAACACACATATAATCATGTCTTACTAaactcttattttaattattgttatatccaTATATCTTACAATTTCTCTATCCAAACATTCACGATAGTGTTCACTGTCTCCATTCTGACaatataaaaccattaatatatattgaatgatCTTTTGTTCGGAATGACCACTAACAATATAAGCTTTACTATCTTTTTTCAGTAAGACATTGTAATGTAATCTAATGTCTGAAATGTCTTGACAAATTGTACActtccatttttttattagtggaCTATGAAAGATAAGAtacaataattagaaaaataaaatatacttttaaatttaaaatacctgtTAGGTGTAAGCTCTCGATTCATTGAAGGAATATGGCAATCATAATGATAAAACCTCGTACAACTAGagcaatttattaattctccATCAGTCCGTTGATTACAACAAGAACAGTATACAAGAGGTTCATATACTGAACTATCCGaatctaaaacataaaattaaaattaaatatttaacataagcaacta
This genomic stretch from Rhopalosiphum maidis isolate BTI-1 chromosome 3, ASM367621v3, whole genome shotgun sequence harbors:
- the LOC113557880 gene encoding E3 ubiquitin-protein ligase TRIM33-like yields the protein MTQVKTEILDNEMNVDSDSDSSVYEPLVYCSCCNQRTDGELINCSSCTRFYHYDCHIPSMNRELTPNSPLIKKWKCTICQDISDIRLHYNVLLKKDSKAYIVSGHSEQKIIQYILMVLYCQNGDSEHYRECLDREIYPRYYEIVSDPISLNDIKRRFEYTTSYISFIKLLKDINKVFTNGMFYYTEGDPYHESAKQLQNTFFLMLRIWLPKIDLTILQNP